One Citrobacter amalonaticus genomic window carries:
- the yoaI gene encoding small membrane protein YoaI: protein MNDQMFIETLIISSSFFAIAAVIVISVLILERGS, encoded by the coding sequence ATGAACGATCAGATGTTTATTGAAACGCTCATTATTAGTTCATCCTTTTTCGCCATCGCCGCCGTTATCGTGATTTCTGTTTTAATTCTCGAACGTGGTAGCTGA
- a CDS encoding MipA/OmpV family protein encodes MTKLKLLALGVLIASSATVAHAESNLTLGAGVGVVEHPYKDYDADVYPVPVINYEGDNFWFHGLGGGYYLWNDTADKLSITAYWSPMYFKPGDSDDRQMRRLDKRKSTMMAGLSYVHNTEYGFLRTTLAGDTLDNSNGIVWDLAWLYRYTNGGLTLTPGIGVEWNSENQNDYYYGVSRKESARSGMRGYNPDDSWNPYLELSANYNFLGDWSVYGVARYTRLSDEITDSPMVDKSWTGLISTGITYKF; translated from the coding sequence GTGACCAAACTCAAACTTCTGGCACTTGGCGTGTTAATCGCATCGTCAGCTACCGTGGCGCACGCTGAAAGCAACCTGACGCTTGGCGCTGGCGTTGGTGTGGTTGAACACCCATATAAAGATTACGACGCGGATGTTTATCCGGTTCCGGTGATTAATTACGAAGGCGACAACTTCTGGTTCCATGGTCTGGGTGGTGGATACTACCTGTGGAACGACACCGCAGATAAGTTATCGATCACCGCCTACTGGTCCCCGATGTATTTCAAACCGGGTGACAGCGACGATCGTCAGATGCGTCGTCTTGATAAGCGTAAGAGCACCATGATGGCGGGCTTATCGTACGTTCACAACACCGAATACGGTTTCCTGCGTACCACGCTCGCCGGGGATACGCTGGACAACAGCAACGGCATCGTCTGGGATCTGGCCTGGTTGTACCGCTATACCAACGGCGGCCTGACCCTGACACCGGGTATCGGTGTGGAGTGGAACAGTGAAAACCAGAACGACTACTACTACGGCGTGTCACGTAAAGAGTCCGCTCGCAGTGGTATGCGTGGTTATAACCCGGACGACAGCTGGAATCCGTATCTGGAACTGAGCGCGAACTACAACTTCCTCGGTGACTGGAGCGTTTACGGTGTTGCACGCTACACCCGTCTGTCTGATGAAATTACCGACAGCCCGATGGTGGACAAATCCTGGACTGGCCTGATTTCAACCGGGATCACCTA
- the dgcJ gene encoding diguanylate cyclase DgcJ, producing the protein MKLPHKALRLFISASVVVLTSSFLIYELIASHKSMNGYMRYIIEKADSSFLYDKYQNQSIAAHLMRTLATPEKTLSADTRNTLCQSFESVNSVYGLNLTQHNYPPLNGTLQTSVDDCERIADDVLLLPAFDQAVKVNREQIDYGKGLATSEEKFHYYLDLQNQYIYFYDPINTRQFAMHHWAFLQKGSLGIHQADIDELFSGRTVLSSIYQDDRTELNVMSFLTPVYLDGKLKGIVMVDINKRNLQNIVFTRDRPLVWRYLDASVTDTDSDKTIIIHQSENNLFPYVHYVSDLPGGLHVEFSLDILYFIVSSWKLFLFYLLATALLLNMVRLHFRLYHNVTRENISDAMTGLYNRKILTPTLEQRLQRFVSTGTPVTFIAIDLDKLKMINDTQGHHEGDRAITLLAKAIEASVRKSDYAIRLGGDEFCIILVDAEPDMATRLPERIANHLRTVAPEKDIRFSSGSYSMQPNDTLHDAYTASDEQLYLNKHQNRQRS; encoded by the coding sequence ATGAAATTGCCCCATAAAGCGCTCAGGCTCTTTATTTCCGCAAGCGTTGTCGTTTTGACATCTTCCTTTTTGATCTATGAACTTATTGCCAGCCATAAGTCAATGAATGGCTACATGCGCTATATCATCGAAAAAGCAGACTCCTCATTTCTGTATGATAAATACCAGAATCAGAGTATTGCCGCCCATCTGATGCGCACACTGGCAACCCCCGAGAAAACGCTCTCGGCGGATACCCGCAATACCCTTTGCCAGTCGTTTGAAAGTGTTAACTCGGTGTATGGTTTGAATCTGACGCAGCACAATTATCCCCCACTTAACGGCACGTTACAGACCTCCGTTGATGACTGTGAGCGTATCGCGGACGATGTGCTGCTGCTTCCTGCTTTTGATCAGGCCGTGAAGGTTAACCGGGAACAGATTGATTATGGAAAAGGCCTCGCCACTTCAGAGGAGAAATTTCATTATTATCTGGATTTACAGAATCAATATATTTATTTCTATGATCCGATCAATACGCGTCAGTTTGCCATGCATCACTGGGCTTTTTTACAAAAAGGCTCATTAGGTATTCATCAGGCCGATATTGATGAATTGTTTTCTGGTCGTACCGTGCTGTCGAGTATCTATCAGGATGATCGTACCGAACTTAACGTGATGAGTTTTTTAACACCGGTCTATCTGGACGGTAAGTTAAAAGGCATCGTGATGGTGGATATTAATAAGCGCAACTTGCAAAATATTGTTTTTACCCGCGACCGCCCACTGGTCTGGCGTTATCTTGATGCCAGCGTGACGGATACCGACTCGGATAAGACGATTATTATTCATCAAAGCGAGAATAATCTTTTCCCGTACGTCCATTACGTCAGCGATCTTCCCGGTGGTCTGCACGTCGAGTTTTCACTTGATATTTTGTATTTCATTGTCTCGTCCTGGAAGCTGTTTCTGTTTTACCTGCTGGCGACGGCCCTGCTTCTCAATATGGTCCGGCTGCATTTCCGCCTGTATCACAATGTGACCCGCGAAAATATCAGCGATGCGATGACAGGCCTGTATAACCGTAAAATTTTAACCCCGACGCTTGAGCAGCGGTTACAGCGTTTTGTCAGCACCGGAACGCCGGTGACCTTTATCGCCATCGATCTCGACAAGCTGAAAATGATTAACGATACGCAGGGACACCACGAGGGCGATCGGGCGATCACTTTGTTGGCAAAAGCGATTGAGGCGTCGGTGCGCAAAAGCGATTACGCCATCCGTCTGGGCGGCGATGAATTTTGCATCATTCTGGTGGATGCGGAGCCTGATATGGCGACTCGTCTGCCAGAACGGATAGCCAACCACCTGCGGACTGTGGCGCCTGAGAAAGATATTCGTTTTTCATCAGGCAGCTACAGCATGCAACCGAACGATACGCTGCATGATGCCTACACTGCCTCTGACGAGCAGCTCTACCTCAACAAGCACCAAAATCGTCAGCGTTCGTGA
- a CDS encoding CynX/NimT family MFS transporter, whose product MTSSPPRGNHGALLIAGILMIATTLRVTFTGAAPLLEAIRTDYGLTTAQTGLLTTLPLLAFALVSPLAAGIARRIGMERSLFAAMLLICAGVAVRSLPDAALLFLGTAIIGCGIALGNVLLPGLIKRDFSQHVARLTGAYSLTMGAAAALGSALVVPLALSGFGWRGALLLLMVFPLLALLIWLPQWRNAAHANVTTSRTLHARGIWRSPLAWQVTLFLGINSLIYYVIIGWLPAILISHGYSEAQAGSLHGLLQLATASPGLLIPLVLHRFHDQRCIAALVSLMCAVGAAGFWFMPDQAVLWTLLFGFGSGATMILGLTFIGLRASSAHQAAALSGMAQSVGYLLAACGPPLMGRIHDAQGNWQIPLLAVAALAIVMAIFGLYAGRNKEITA is encoded by the coding sequence ATGACTTCTTCACCACCACGCGGCAACCACGGTGCCCTGCTGATTGCCGGTATCCTGATGATTGCCACCACGCTGCGCGTGACGTTTACCGGTGCCGCCCCTTTGCTGGAGGCGATTCGCACGGACTATGGTCTCACGACCGCCCAGACGGGGTTATTAACCACTCTGCCACTGCTGGCGTTTGCGCTGGTTTCTCCGCTTGCCGCCGGCATTGCCCGCCGTATTGGCATGGAACGCAGCCTCTTCGCAGCAATGCTGCTGATTTGCGCCGGGGTTGCCGTGCGTTCGCTGCCCGATGCCGCTTTGCTGTTTCTCGGCACGGCCATCATCGGCTGCGGTATCGCCCTCGGCAACGTGCTGCTGCCAGGGCTTATCAAACGCGATTTTTCTCAACACGTCGCCAGACTGACCGGTGCTTATTCCCTGACGATGGGTGCCGCCGCCGCGCTGGGCTCCGCGCTGGTGGTTCCCCTGGCGCTGAGCGGGTTTGGCTGGCGCGGTGCGCTGCTGCTGTTGATGGTGTTCCCGCTACTGGCGTTGCTGATCTGGCTGCCGCAGTGGCGTAACGCCGCCCACGCGAACGTAACCACCTCGCGCACCCTGCATGCTCGCGGCATCTGGCGTTCACCGCTGGCCTGGCAGGTGACATTATTTCTTGGAATTAACTCGCTGATCTATTACGTCATTATCGGCTGGCTGCCAGCAATCTTAATCAGCCACGGCTATAGCGAGGCACAGGCCGGTTCGCTGCATGGTTTACTCCAGTTAGCGACCGCCTCACCCGGTTTACTCATTCCGCTGGTGCTGCACCGTTTTCACGATCAGCGCTGTATCGCCGCGCTGGTGTCGTTGATGTGCGCAGTGGGTGCCGCTGGCTTCTGGTTTATGCCGGATCAGGCGGTGCTATGGACGCTGCTGTTTGGATTCGGCTCCGGTGCAACGATGATTCTGGGGCTGACCTTTATCGGCCTGCGCGCCAGTTCTGCACATCAGGCGGCGGCGCTTTCCGGCATGGCGCAATCCGTCGGTTATCTCTTAGCTGCTTGCGGGCCGCCGCTGATGGGCAGGATCCATGACGCCCAGGGAAACTGGCAGATCCCGCTGCTGGCCGTTGCGGCTCTGGCGATAGTGATGGCGATATTTGGCCTCTACGCGGGGCGTAATAAAGAGATTACCGCCTGA
- a CDS encoding CTP synthase, translated as MEISPVKDTLRIALVGDYNAGITAHQAIPLAIDDAAAVLELLADYDWLSSTEITSAEDLVGYDAIWVVPGSPYKNTEGALTAIRYARENSVPFLGTCGGFQHAILEYARNVLGWSDAAHAETDTTGRMVIAPLACSLVEKTDDVELRPNTLIAKAYGQPVISEGYQCNYGIAQAFAAELDSGDLRVTGWDDNGDIRAVELVTHPFFVATLFQPERGALAGKPVPLAQALLRAARG; from the coding sequence ATGGAAATATCCCCTGTAAAAGATACGCTGCGGATTGCGCTGGTGGGTGATTACAACGCTGGCATCACAGCGCATCAGGCGATTCCTCTGGCTATCGACGACGCTGCAGCGGTTCTGGAACTGCTGGCGGATTACGACTGGCTGTCCAGCACTGAAATCACCAGCGCAGAAGATCTGGTGGGCTATGACGCCATCTGGGTGGTGCCTGGCAGTCCCTATAAAAATACCGAAGGCGCGCTGACGGCCATCCGTTATGCCCGCGAAAACAGCGTTCCTTTCCTGGGAACCTGCGGCGGTTTTCAACATGCCATCCTTGAGTATGCGCGTAATGTGCTGGGCTGGTCAGATGCCGCCCATGCGGAAACTGACACGACGGGCCGGATGGTTATTGCGCCACTCGCCTGTTCGCTGGTGGAAAAAACCGACGATGTTGAACTGCGGCCCAATACGCTGATTGCTAAAGCCTATGGTCAGCCGGTGATTTCGGAGGGTTATCAGTGTAACTACGGCATTGCACAGGCGTTTGCGGCTGAACTGGACAGCGGTGATCTGCGGGTGACCGGCTGGGATGATAACGGGGATATTCGGGCGGTGGAATTGGTTACGCATCCGTTCTTTGTCGCCACGCTTTTCCAGCCCGAACGCGGCGCTCTTGCGGGGAAACCGGTTCCCCTGGCGCAGGCGTTGCTGCGCGCTGCGCGAGGCTAA
- a CDS encoding YbaK/prolyl-tRNA synthetase associated domain-containing protein: protein MSEMEKGSETHQRLLDLLSLEGARYRVVSHEAVGKCEAVSEIRGTALGQGAKALVCKVKGNGLNQHVLAILPADQQADLGQLAAYLGGLRASLASPAEVDELTGCVFGAIPPFSFHPQLTLVADPLLFERYGEIAFNAGVLTKSIILNTDDYLRIARPELVAFHRAS from the coding sequence ATGAGCGAAATGGAGAAAGGCAGCGAAACCCATCAGCGTTTACTCGACTTATTGTCTCTGGAGGGCGCCCGTTATCGCGTCGTCAGCCATGAGGCCGTAGGGAAATGCGAGGCCGTGTCAGAAATTCGGGGCACTGCACTGGGTCAGGGAGCAAAGGCGCTGGTCTGCAAAGTTAAAGGTAATGGGCTGAATCAGCATGTACTGGCTATTTTACCTGCCGACCAACAGGCCGATCTCGGTCAACTGGCGGCATATCTTGGCGGTCTGCGTGCGTCCCTTGCCAGCCCGGCTGAAGTGGACGAGCTCACCGGTTGCGTTTTTGGCGCGATCCCGCCCTTCAGTTTTCATCCGCAGTTAACGCTGGTCGCCGATCCACTGCTGTTCGAGCGCTATGGCGAAATTGCCTTTAACGCCGGCGTGCTCACAAAATCGATTATTCTCAATACTGACGATTATCTGCGCATTGCCCGGCCAGAGTTGGTGGCATTTCACCGCGCATCGTAA
- a CDS encoding DUF441 domain-containing protein gives MFDVTLLILLGLAALGFVSHNTTVAVSILVLIIVRVTPLNTFFPWIEKQGLTIGIIILTIGVMAPIASGTLPPSTLIHSFLNWKSLVAIVVGVVVSWLGGRGVTLMGSQPQLVAGLLVGTVLGVALFRGVPVGPLIAAGLVSLIVGRQ, from the coding sequence ATGTTTGATGTCACTCTGCTGATCCTGCTCGGACTGGCAGCTCTGGGCTTTGTCAGCCATAACACCACTGTCGCCGTTTCAATTCTGGTGCTGATTATTGTCCGCGTTACCCCGCTCAATACCTTTTTCCCATGGATTGAAAAACAGGGGCTGACCATCGGGATTATTATCCTGACAATCGGCGTCATGGCGCCTATCGCCAGCGGGACGCTGCCGCCTTCCACCTTGATCCACTCTTTCCTTAACTGGAAATCGCTGGTGGCGATTGTGGTTGGCGTGGTGGTCTCATGGCTCGGCGGTCGCGGCGTGACGCTGATGGGCAGCCAGCCACAGCTGGTCGCCGGTTTGCTGGTTGGCACCGTGCTTGGCGTGGCCCTGTTTCGCGGTGTACCCGTCGGTCCGCTTATCGCGGCTGGTCTTGTCTCGCTTATTGTGGGAAGGCAGTAG
- a CDS encoding AraC family transcriptional regulator: protein MYSLRLDGYDPDLHHDAAVAFRIRARPDELFSAQHQHRKGQLIMALHGAITCDVECAMWMVPPQYAVWIPGGVPHSNHVTAGAELCFLFIEPDAVTLPGRCCTLKMSPLCRELILSLATRSDAQRTAPQTQRLTQVLFDELPQQPQEQMQLPVSAHPKIRRMVDTMAREPAQWQTLGQWASVFAMSERNLARLVVKETGLSFRRWRHQLQLILALQALVRGQNVQQVAQLLGYDSTTAFITMFKKGLGQTPGRYLAGLATAFPQ from the coding sequence ATGTACAGCCTGCGACTCGACGGATATGACCCCGATCTGCACCACGATGCCGCCGTGGCGTTTCGTATTCGCGCTCGCCCTGACGAGCTGTTTAGCGCACAGCACCAGCATCGTAAAGGGCAACTGATTATGGCACTGCACGGGGCCATCACCTGTGATGTTGAGTGCGCGATGTGGATGGTGCCGCCGCAGTACGCGGTCTGGATCCCCGGCGGCGTTCCTCACAGCAACCACGTGACGGCAGGCGCGGAGCTCTGCTTTCTCTTCATCGAACCGGATGCGGTCACTCTGCCGGGACGTTGCTGTACGTTAAAAATGTCTCCGCTTTGTCGGGAGCTGATCCTCTCGCTGGCGACGCGGAGTGATGCTCAGCGGACAGCGCCGCAAACGCAGCGCCTGACGCAGGTGTTATTTGATGAGCTCCCACAACAGCCGCAGGAGCAGATGCAGTTGCCGGTTTCAGCGCATCCGAAGATCCGCCGGATGGTTGACACCATGGCGCGCGAGCCGGCGCAGTGGCAAACGCTGGGGCAGTGGGCCAGCGTATTTGCGATGAGTGAGCGCAACCTTGCCCGACTGGTGGTGAAAGAGACAGGGCTCAGTTTTCGTCGCTGGCGGCATCAGCTTCAGCTTATTCTGGCCTTACAGGCCCTGGTCAGAGGGCAGAACGTGCAGCAGGTGGCGCAACTGTTGGGGTATGATTCGACCACGGCGTTTATCACCATGTTCAAAAAAGGCCTGGGACAGACGCCAGGCCGTTATCTGGCGGGGTTGGCTACTGCCTTCCCACAATAA
- a CDS encoding YeaH/YhbH family protein, translated as MTWFIDRRLNGKNKSTVNRQRFLRRYKAQIKQSISEAINKRSVTDVDSGESVSIPTEDISEPMFHQGRGGLRHRVHPGNDHFVQNDRIERPQGGGGGSGSGQGQASQDGEGQDEFVFQISKDEYLDLLFEDLALPNLKQNQQRQLTEYKTHRAGYTANGVPANISIVRSLQNSLARRTAMTAGKRRELHALEQDLDTISKSEPAQLLEEERLRKEIAELRAKIERVPFIDTFDLRYKNYEKRPDPSSQAVMFCLMDVSGSMDQSTKDMAKRFYILLYLFLSRTYKNVEVVYIRHHTQAKEVDEHEFFYSQETGGTIVSSALKLMDEVVKERYDPAQWNIYAAQASDGDNWADDSPLCHEILAKKLLPVVRYYSYIEITRRAHQTLWREYEHLQATFDNFAMQHIRDQDDIYPVFRELFQKQGATSSN; from the coding sequence ATGACCTGGTTCATTGACCGACGACTTAACGGCAAAAATAAGAGCACGGTTAACCGCCAGCGCTTTTTACGCCGTTATAAAGCACAAATTAAACAGTCGATCTCCGAGGCCATTAACAAGCGTTCGGTGACCGATGTAGACAGCGGTGAATCTGTCTCCATTCCGACGGAAGATATCAGCGAACCGATGTTTCATCAGGGGCGCGGCGGCCTGCGCCATCGCGTTCACCCAGGTAACGACCATTTCGTACAAAATGACCGCATCGAGCGTCCGCAGGGCGGAGGCGGCGGTTCAGGTAGCGGACAGGGCCAGGCCAGTCAGGACGGTGAAGGCCAGGATGAGTTCGTCTTTCAGATCTCCAAAGACGAATACCTCGATCTACTTTTCGAAGACTTAGCGCTGCCCAACCTGAAGCAAAATCAGCAGCGCCAGCTTACGGAGTATAAAACGCACCGGGCCGGTTATACCGCCAACGGCGTTCCGGCCAATATCAGCATCGTGCGTTCGCTGCAAAATTCTCTCGCCCGGCGTACGGCCATGACGGCCGGCAAACGACGTGAGTTGCACGCGCTGGAACAGGATCTCGACACCATCAGCAAAAGCGAACCGGCGCAGTTGCTGGAAGAGGAACGGTTACGCAAAGAGATTGCTGAGCTGCGAGCCAAAATCGAACGCGTGCCGTTTATCGACACCTTCGACTTGCGCTACAAAAATTACGAGAAGCGTCCCGATCCTTCCAGCCAGGCTGTGATGTTCTGCCTGATGGACGTCTCCGGATCCATGGATCAGTCGACGAAAGACATGGCCAAACGCTTTTATATTCTGCTCTATCTGTTTTTGAGCCGGACCTATAAGAACGTGGAAGTGGTCTATATTCGTCACCACACCCAGGCAAAAGAGGTCGATGAGCATGAATTCTTCTACTCTCAGGAAACCGGGGGAACTATTGTCTCCAGCGCCCTGAAGTTGATGGATGAGGTTGTGAAAGAACGTTACGACCCTGCGCAGTGGAACATCTACGCCGCACAGGCATCGGATGGTGATAACTGGGCGGATGACTCTCCGCTGTGCCATGAAATTCTGGCGAAGAAACTGCTGCCGGTAGTTCGTTATTACAGCTATATCGAAATTACCCGCCGCGCCCATCAAACCCTGTGGCGCGAATATGAACATCTGCAAGCCACGTTTGATAATTTTGCGATGCAACATATTCGCGACCAGGATGATATTTACCCGGTGTTCCGCGAGCTTTTTCAGAAACAAGGTGCCACCAGCTCCAATTAA
- the yeaG gene encoding protein kinase YeaG — MNIFDHYRQRYEAAKDEEFTLQEFLTTCRQDRSAYANAAERLLMAIGEPVMVDTAQEPRLSRLFSNRVIARYPAFEEFYGMEDAIEQIVSYLKHAAQGLEEKKQILYLLGPVGGGKSSLAERLKSLMQRVPIYVLSANGERSPVNDHPLCLFNPQEDTQILEKEYGIPRRYLGTIMSPWAAKRLHEFGGDITKFRVVKVWPSILAQIAIAKTEPGDENNQDISALVGKVDIRKLEHHAQNDPDAYGYSGALCRANQGIMEFVEMFKAPIKVLHPLLTATQEGNYNGTEGISALPFNGIILAHSNESEWVTFRNNKNNEAFLDRVYIVKVPYCLRISEEIKIYEKLLNHSELTHAPCAPGTLETLARFSILSRLKDPENSSIYSKMRVYDGESLKDTDPKAKSYQEYRDYSGVDEGMNGLSTRFAFKILSRVFNFDHVEVAANPVHLFYVLEQQIEREQFPQEQAERYLEFLKGYLIPKYAEFIGKEIQTAYLESYSEYGQNIFDRYVTYADFWIQDQEYRDPDTGQLFDRESLNAELEKIEKPAGISNPKDFRNEIVNFVLRARANNSGRNPNWTSYEKLRTVIEKKMFSNTEELLPVISFNAKTSTDEQKKHDDFVDRMMEKGYTRKQVRLLCEWYLRVRKSS, encoded by the coding sequence ATGAATATATTCGATCACTATCGCCAGCGTTATGAAGCTGCCAAGGACGAAGAGTTCACACTGCAGGAATTTCTTACCACTTGTCGGCAAGATCGCAGTGCTTATGCCAACGCGGCAGAACGGCTATTGATGGCTATTGGTGAGCCCGTCATGGTCGACACTGCCCAGGAACCCCGACTTTCTCGCCTCTTCTCCAACCGGGTTATTGCACGTTATCCGGCGTTTGAAGAGTTTTACGGCATGGAAGACGCGATCGAACAGATTGTCTCTTATCTGAAACACGCGGCTCAGGGGCTGGAAGAGAAGAAACAGATTTTGTATCTGTTGGGGCCTGTAGGGGGCGGGAAATCGTCGCTTGCCGAACGACTGAAGTCGTTGATGCAGCGTGTCCCGATTTATGTGCTGAGCGCCAACGGCGAACGCAGTCCGGTGAACGATCATCCGTTGTGCCTGTTTAATCCGCAGGAAGATACCCAGATTCTGGAAAAAGAGTACGGCATTCCGCGCCGTTATCTCGGCACTATTATGTCGCCGTGGGCCGCCAAACGCCTGCATGAGTTTGGCGGGGATATCACCAAATTCCGCGTGGTGAAAGTCTGGCCGTCGATTCTTGCGCAAATCGCGATTGCCAAAACGGAACCCGGCGATGAGAACAATCAGGACATCTCCGCGCTGGTCGGGAAAGTGGATATTCGAAAACTCGAACACCATGCCCAAAACGATCCGGACGCGTATGGCTATTCCGGCGCGTTGTGCCGGGCCAACCAGGGGATCATGGAATTCGTCGAGATGTTTAAAGCACCGATTAAAGTGCTGCATCCGCTGCTGACCGCCACTCAGGAAGGTAACTACAACGGCACCGAGGGGATCTCCGCCCTGCCGTTTAACGGCATCATTCTCGCCCACTCGAACGAATCGGAATGGGTGACGTTCCGTAACAACAAAAACAACGAAGCCTTCCTCGACCGTGTCTACATCGTGAAGGTACCGTACTGCTTACGCATTTCCGAAGAGATCAAAATCTACGAGAAATTACTTAACCACAGCGAACTGACACATGCGCCCTGCGCGCCGGGAACCCTGGAAACGCTGGCGCGTTTCTCGATTCTCTCCCGCCTGAAAGATCCGGAAAACTCGAGTATCTACTCGAAAATGCGCGTCTATGACGGCGAGAGTCTGAAAGATACCGATCCGAAAGCGAAGTCGTATCAGGAATATCGCGACTACTCCGGCGTCGATGAAGGGATGAACGGTCTGTCGACCCGTTTTGCGTTTAAGATCCTCTCGCGCGTCTTTAACTTTGACCATGTCGAGGTCGCGGCGAACCCGGTTCATCTGTTCTATGTACTGGAACAGCAGATCGAGCGTGAACAGTTCCCGCAGGAGCAGGCTGAACGCTATCTCGAGTTCCTGAAAGGCTATCTGATCCCGAAATACGCCGAGTTTATTGGTAAAGAGATCCAGACTGCTTATCTCGAATCCTACTCGGAATACGGACAGAATATTTTCGACCGCTATGTCACGTATGCCGATTTCTGGATTCAGGATCAGGAGTACCGCGATCCGGATACCGGCCAGTTGTTTGACCGTGAATCGCTGAACGCGGAGCTGGAAAAAATTGAAAAACCGGCAGGGATCAGCAACCCGAAAGATTTCCGTAATGAAATCGTTAACTTTGTGCTGCGCGCGCGAGCTAACAACAGCGGACGAAATCCAAACTGGACCAGCTATGAAAAACTGCGCACGGTCATTGAGAAGAAAATGTTCTCCAATACCGAAGAGCTGCTGCCGGTCATTTCGTTCAATGCCAAAACCTCGACCGATGAGCAGAAGAAACACGACGACTTTGTCGACCGGATGATGGAGAAAGGCTACACCCGTAAACAGGTGCGTTTACTGTGCGAATGGTATCTGCGCGTACGTAAATCGTCTTAA